The following are encoded together in the Apus apus isolate bApuApu2 chromosome 7, bApuApu2.pri.cur, whole genome shotgun sequence genome:
- the TMEM121 gene encoding transmembrane protein 121 → MVLPPPDKRHVCLTTIVIMTSMAFMDAYLVEQNQGPRKIGVCIIVLVGDICFLIVLRYVAVWVGAEVKTAKRGYAMILWFLYIFVLEIKLYFIFQNYKADKKNLETVARKALTLLLSICVPGLYLVLVALDSMEYIRTFRKKEDLRGRLFWVALDLLDILDIQANLWEPHRTGLPIWAEGLMFFYCYILLLILPCVSLSEISMQGEHIAPQKMMLYPVLSLVTINIVTIFIRAINMILFQDSRVSTIFIGKNIIAIATKACTFLEYKRQVKEFPQNAIALELQQNSLSHNQTIHSTRGIPHEPSPTSEILDT, encoded by the coding sequence ATGGTGCTGCCGCCGCCGGACAAGCGCCACGTCTGCCTGACCACCATCGTCATCATGACCAGCATGGCCTTCATGGATGCCTACCTGGTGGAGCAGAACCAGGGGCCCCGCAAGATTGGTGTCTGCATCATCGTGCTGGTGGGGGACATCTGCTTCCTCATCGTGCTGCGCTACGTGGCGGTGTGGGTGGGGGCGGAGGTGAAGACGGCCAAGCGGGGCTATGCCATGATCCTGTGGTTCCTCTACATCTTCGTCCTGGAGATAAAGCTGTATTTCATCTTTCAGAATTACAAAGCTGACAAGAAGAACCTGGAGACGGTGGCCAGGAAAGCCCTgaccctgctcctctccatctGCGTGCCAGGGCTTTACCTGGTGCTGGTGGCCTTGGACAGCATGGAGTACATACGGACCTTTCGGAAGAAGGAGGACTTACGGGGGCGCCTCTTCTGGGTGgcccttgacctgctggataTCTTGGACATCCAGGCCAACCTGTGGGAGCCACACAGGACCGGCCTGCCCATCTGGGCCGAGGGGCTCATGTTCTTCTACTGCTACATACTTCTCCTGATCCTGCCTTGCGTGTCCCTCAGTGAGATCAGCATGCAAGGGGAGCACATTGCTCCACAAAAAATGATGCTCTACCCCGTCCTCAGCCTAGTCACCATTAACATCGTCACTATCTTCATCCGGGCCATCAACATGATCTTGTTCCAGGACAGCAGGGTCTCCACCATCTTCATTGGCAAGAACATCATAGCAATTGCCACCAAGGCGTGCACCTTTCTCGAGTACAAGCGGCAGGTGAAGGAGTTCCCCCAGAACGCCATTGCCCTGGAGCTCCAGCAGAACTCCCTCTCCCACAATCAGACCATCCACAGCACACGGGGCATCCCCCATGAGCCATCGCCCACCAGTGAGATCCTGGACACATGA